Proteins encoded together in one Triticum dicoccoides isolate Atlit2015 ecotype Zavitan chromosome 7B, WEW_v2.0, whole genome shotgun sequence window:
- the LOC119335650 gene encoding proline-rich receptor-like protein kinase PERK8: MRTLLQAKGGGRGPGGGAAEAADEAADAVDTVTGTITPPPSSTDDSPPPPTPDSSSDPPPSPSSSSSPPPPSPSAPSDPPPSPSSPPPSQPLAPPPSPAASSPPPPEALPPPPPVASPPPPPDALPPPPPSPVSAAPPPADTAAPPPPDNAPPPPDNAAAPPTSPTQAPPPSQSQAKPPSSKASPPPAAEEPTASPVVDATPPPKQSAVDYAPPPSARTSSSATAHSPPASAVTPPTADRSVTAPAPPSTGGGMSSGATAGVAVVAVIAFLCFAGVFVCLTKRRKRKYSDQYYPGFAAPPYTPQHMSGEAPFLRVPSAPGSGNFSQPGMSAMMSQSYGNQQQQQQYQYQQQPPPPQFASANYSSTMGSQGPARSVATSGDLSVGNSKSFSFDELYEITGGFSRDKLLGEGGFGCVFKGTLGDGREVAVKQLKGGGGQGEREFQAEVEIISRVHHRHLVSLVGYCISEDHRLLVYDFVANDTMHHNLHGRGRPVMDWPTRVKIAAGSARGLAYLHEDCHPRIIHRDIKSSNILLDDNFEAQVADFGLARLAENDVTHVSTRVMGTFGYLAPEYASTGKLTEKSDVFSFGVVLLELITGRKPVDSSRPLGDESLVEWSRPLLNRAIDEQEFEELVDPRLDGNYDDVEMFRVIEAAAACIRHSAARRPKMGQVVRILDSLTLNDVDLTNGVQPGKSQMFNAANTADIRQFQRMAFGSQEFTSSEYAQSKASLSGRRDL, translated from the exons ATGAGAACTCTGCTCCAAGCAAAAGGCGGTGGTCGCGGTCCCGGTGGCGGTGCCGCCGAAGCGGCCGACGAGGCCGCCGATGCAGTAGACACCGTGACAGGCACCATCACGCCACCGCCCTCCTCGACCGACGATTCGCCGCCGCCTCCTACTCCCGACTCCTCTTCcgaccctcctccttctccctcgtcctcctcttctCCACCGCCGCCTTCCCCATCAGCTCCCTCGGACCCACCGCCGTCTCCGTCTTCGCCCCCGCCATCACAGCCACTCGCGCCGCCTCCTTCGCCCGCGGCGTCTTCTCCCCCTCCGCCGGAGGCATTGCCGCCTCCTCCGCCGGTGGCATCCCCGCCGCCTCCACCTGATGCATTGCCTCCCCCGCCACCCTCCCCGGTCTCTGCTGCCCCGCCTCCTGCAGACACGGCCGCACCGCCTCCACCTGATAatgccccgcccccaccggataacGCGGCCGCGCCGCCAACTTCTCCCACTCAGGCGCCGCCACCATCGCAATCGCAGGCCAAGCCGCCTTCTTCCAAAGCGTCACCTCCGCCTGCCGCCGAGGAGCCAACAGCGTCTCCGGTGGTGGACGCCACGCCGCCACCGAAGCAATCCGCCGTGGATTATGCGCCGCCTCCGTCGGCGCGGACGAGCTCATCTGCCACGGCGCACTCACCTCCTGCTTCAGCGGTAACACCGCCCACGGCTGATAGAAGCGTGACGGCACCGGCACCGCCAAGCACCGGTGGCGGCATGAGCTCCGGCGCCACGGCGGGCGTGGCAGTCGTGGCCGTGATCGCCTTCCTCTGTTTCGCGGGCGTGTTCGTCTGCCTGACGAAGCGACGGAAGCGGAAGTACTCGGACCAGTACTACCCGGGCTTCGCCGCGCCGCCGTACACGCCGCAGCACATGTCCGGCGAGGCGCCGTTCCTGCGGGTGCCGTCGGCTCCGGGGTCGGGGAACTTCAGCCAGCCGGGAATGTCGGCGATGATGAGCCAGTCGTACGGgaaccaacagcagcagcaacagtaccagtaccagcagcagccgccgccgccgcagttcGCGTCGGCGAACTACAGCAGCACGATGGGGAGCCAGGGGCCGGCTCGGAGCGTGGCGACGTCGGGCGACCTCAGCGTGGGCAACAGCAAGTCGTTCTCGTTCGACGAGCTGTACGAGATCACCGGCGGGTTCTCGCGCGACAAGCTGCTCGGGGAGGGCGGGTTCGGGTGCGTGTTCAAGGGCACGCTCGGCGACGGCAGGGAGGTGGCCGTGAAGCAGCTCAAGGGCGGCGGCGGGCAGGGCGAGCGCGAGTTCCAGGCGGAGGTGGAGATCATCAGCCGCGTCCACCACCGCCACCTCGTCTCCCTCGTCGGCTACTGCATCTCCGAGGACCACCGCCTCCTCGTCTACGACTTCGTCGCCAACGACACCATGCACCACAACCTCCACG ggagggggaggccggtgaTGGACTGGCCGACGAGGGTGAAGATCGCGGCGGGATCGGCGCGCGGGTTGGCCTACCTGCACGAGGATT GTCATCCAAGGATCATCCACAGGGACATCAAGTCATCCAACATCCTTCTCGACGACAACTTCGAAGCTCAG GTCGCGGATTTCGGGCTCGCCAGGCTCGCGGAGAACGACGTGACGCACGTCTCCACGCGCGTGATGGGCACATTCGG GTACTTGGCGCCGGAGTACGCGTCGACGGGGAAGCTGACGGAGAAATCGGACGTGTTCTCCTTCGGCGTGGTGCTCCTGGAGCTCATCACCGGCCGGAAACCCGTCGACTCGTCCCGCCCCCTCGGCGACGAGAGCCTCGTGGAGTGG TCGAGGCCGCTGCTGAACCGCGCGATCGACGAGCAGGAGTTCGAGGAGCTGGTGGACCCTCGCCTCGACGGCAACTACGACGACGTCGAGATGTTCCGCGtcatcgaggcggcggcggcgtgtatCCGGCACTCGGCCGCGAGGAGGCCCAAGATGGGGCAG GTCGTTAGGATCCTGGACAGCCTGACCCTGAACGACGTGGACCTGACCAACGGCGTGCAGCCCGGGAAGAGCCAGATGTTCAACGCCGCCAACACGGCGGACATCAGGCAGTTCCAGCGGATGGCGTTCGGCAGCCAGGAGTTCACCTCCTCCGAGTACGCCCAGTCCAAGGCCAGCCTGAGCGGCCGGAGGGATCTGTAG